The following coding sequences are from one Ornithorhynchus anatinus isolate Pmale09 chromosome 11, mOrnAna1.pri.v4, whole genome shotgun sequence window:
- the SNF8 gene encoding vacuolar-sorting protein SNF8 isoform X3, with the protein MHRRGVGAGAIAKKKLAEAKYKERGTVLAEDQLAQMSKQLDTFKTNLEEFASKHKQEIRKNPRFRVQFQDMCATIGVDPLASGKGFWSEMLGVGDFYYELGVQIIEVCLALRHRNGGLITLEELQQQVLKGRGKLAQDVSQDDLIRAIKKLKALGTGFSIIPVGGTYLVQSVPAELSMDHTVVLQLAEKRGCVTVGEIRTCLKWETQRAQQVLDHLLKEGLAWLDLQGPGEAQYWLPALFADLYSQDITAEEAKEALP; encoded by the exons ATGCACCGCCGCGGGGTGGGCGCCGGCGCCATCGCCAAGAAGAAGCTGGCCGAG GCCAAGTATAAAGAGCGGGGCACCGTCCTGGCAGAGGACCAGCTGGCCCAG ATGTCGAAGCAGCTGGACACGTTCAAGACCAACCTGGAAGAGTTTGCCAGCAAGCACAAGCAGGAGATCCGGAAGAACCCCCGGTTCCGGGTGCAGTTCCAAGATATGTGCGCCACCATTGGGGTGGATCCCTTAGCCT CCGGGAAAGGCTTCTGGTCAGAGATGCTGGGCGTGGGCGACTTCTATTACGAACTCGGCGTCCAGATCATCGAAGTGTGCCTGGCCCTGAGACACCGCAATGGGG GCCTGATCACCCTGGAGGAGTTGCAGCAGCAGGTGCTGAAGGGGCGGGGCAAACTGGCCCAGGACGTCAGCCA GGACGACCTGATCCGGGCCATCAAGAAGCTGAAGGCCCTCGGCACCGGGTTCAGCATCATCCCGGTCGGGGGCACCTACCTGGTCCAGTCGGTCCCGGCCGAGCTGAGCATGGATCACACGGTGGTGCTGCAGCTGGCCGAG aaACGCGGCTGCGTGACGGTCGGCGAGATCAGGACCTGCCTCAAGTGGGAGACGCAGCGGGCGCAGCAGGTGCTG GACCACTTGCTAAAGGAAGGCCTGGCCTGGCTCGATCTGCAGGGTCCGGGAGAGGCCCAGTACTGGCTGCCGGCCCTCTTCGCCGACCTCTACTCTCAGGACATCACAGCTGAGGAAGCCAAGGAGGCCCTGCCCtga
- the SNF8 gene encoding vacuolar-sorting protein SNF8 isoform X5, whose protein sequence is MSKQLDTFKTNLEEFASKHKQEIRKNPRFRVQFQDMCATIGVDPLASGKGFWSEMLGVGDFYYELGVQIIEVCLALRHRNGGLITLEELQQQVLKGRGKLAQDVSQDDLIRAIKKLKALGTGFSIIPVGGTYLVQSVPAELSMDHTVVLQLAEKRGCVTVGEIRTCLKWETQRAQQVLDHLLKEGLAWLDLQGPGEAQYWLPALFADLYSQDITAEEAKEALP, encoded by the exons ATGTCGAAGCAGCTGGACACGTTCAAGACCAACCTGGAAGAGTTTGCCAGCAAGCACAAGCAGGAGATCCGGAAGAACCCCCGGTTCCGGGTGCAGTTCCAAGATATGTGCGCCACCATTGGGGTGGATCCCTTAGCCT CCGGGAAAGGCTTCTGGTCAGAGATGCTGGGCGTGGGCGACTTCTATTACGAACTCGGCGTCCAGATCATCGAAGTGTGCCTGGCCCTGAGACACCGCAATGGGG GCCTGATCACCCTGGAGGAGTTGCAGCAGCAGGTGCTGAAGGGGCGGGGCAAACTGGCCCAGGACGTCAGCCA GGACGACCTGATCCGGGCCATCAAGAAGCTGAAGGCCCTCGGCACCGGGTTCAGCATCATCCCGGTCGGGGGCACCTACCTGGTCCAGTCGGTCCCGGCCGAGCTGAGCATGGATCACACGGTGGTGCTGCAGCTGGCCGAG aaACGCGGCTGCGTGACGGTCGGCGAGATCAGGACCTGCCTCAAGTGGGAGACGCAGCGGGCGCAGCAGGTGCTG GACCACTTGCTAAAGGAAGGCCTGGCCTGGCTCGATCTGCAGGGTCCGGGAGAGGCCCAGTACTGGCTGCCGGCCCTCTTCGCCGACCTCTACTCTCAGGACATCACAGCTGAGGAAGCCAAGGAGGCCCTGCCCtga
- the SNF8 gene encoding vacuolar-sorting protein SNF8 isoform X1: MHRRGVGAGAIAKKKLAEAKYKERGTVLAEDQLAQPGLRGGAMKATGMPHAPCVPAEAFPFPRITARPPVPPSRRGTPPTPRPAPERAEDVEAAGHVQDQPGRVCQQAQAGDPEEPPVPGAVPRYVRHHWGGSLSLRERLLVRDAGRGRLLLRTRRPDHRSVPGPETPQWGPDHPGGVAAAGAEGAGQTGPGRQPGRPDPGHQEAEGPRHRVQHHPGRGHLPGPVGPGRAEHGSHGGAAAGRETRLRDGRRDQDLPQVGDAAGAAGAGPLAKGRPGLARSAGSGRGPVLAAGPLRRPLLSGHHS; this comes from the exons ATGCACCGCCGCGGGGTGGGCGCCGGCGCCATCGCCAAGAAGAAGCTGGCCGAG GCCAAGTATAAAGAGCGGGGCACCGTCCTGGCAGAGGACCAGCTGGCCCAG CCGGGGTTGCGTGGCGGTGCGATGAAGGCCACTGGAATGCCACACGCGCCGTGTGTTCCAGCTGAAGCCTTCCCGTTCCCCCGGATCACAGCCCGTCCTCCTGTCCCCCCCAGCCGGCGGGGGACCCCACCgacgccccgcccggcccccgagcGGGCGGAAG ATGTCGAAGCAGCTGGACACGTTCAAGACCAACCTGGAAGAGTTTGCCAGCAAGCACAAGCAGGAGATCCGGAAGAACCCCCGGTTCCGGGTGCAGTTCCAAGATATGTGCGCCACCATTGGGGTGGATCCCTTAGCCT CCGGGAAAGGCTTCTGGTCAGAGATGCTGGGCGTGGGCGACTTCTATTACGAACTCGGCGTCCAGATCATCGAAGTGTGCCTGGCCCTGAGACACCGCAATGGGG GCCTGATCACCCTGGAGGAGTTGCAGCAGCAGGTGCTGAAGGGGCGGGGCAAACTGGCCCAGGACGTCAGCCA GGACGACCTGATCCGGGCCATCAAGAAGCTGAAGGCCCTCGGCACCGGGTTCAGCATCATCCCGGTCGGGGGCACCTACCTGGTCCAGTCGGTCCCGGCCGAGCTGAGCATGGATCACACGGTGGTGCTGCAGCTGGCCGAG aaACGCGGCTGCGTGACGGTCGGCGAGATCAGGACCTGCCTCAAGTGGGAGACGCAGCGGGCGCAGCAGGTGCTG GACCACTTGCTAAAGGAAGGCCTGGCCTGGCTCGATCTGCAGGGTCCGGGAGAGGCCCAGTACTGGCTGCCGGCCCTCTTCGCCGACCTCTACTCTCAGGACATCACAGCTGA
- the SNF8 gene encoding vacuolar-sorting protein SNF8 isoform X4, with amino-acid sequence MHRRGVGAGAIAKKKLAEAKYKERGTVLAEDQLAQMSKQLDTFKTNLEEFASKHKQEIRKNPRFRVQFQDMCATIGVDPLASGKGFWSEMLGVGDFYYELGVQIIEVCLALRHRNGGLITLEELQQQVLKGRGKLAQDVSQDDLIRAIKKLKALGTGFSIIPVGGTYLVQSVPAELSMDHTVVLQLAEKRGCVTVGEIRTCLKWETQRAQQVLTGSPVWDGDCIRPD; translated from the exons ATGCACCGCCGCGGGGTGGGCGCCGGCGCCATCGCCAAGAAGAAGCTGGCCGAG GCCAAGTATAAAGAGCGGGGCACCGTCCTGGCAGAGGACCAGCTGGCCCAG ATGTCGAAGCAGCTGGACACGTTCAAGACCAACCTGGAAGAGTTTGCCAGCAAGCACAAGCAGGAGATCCGGAAGAACCCCCGGTTCCGGGTGCAGTTCCAAGATATGTGCGCCACCATTGGGGTGGATCCCTTAGCCT CCGGGAAAGGCTTCTGGTCAGAGATGCTGGGCGTGGGCGACTTCTATTACGAACTCGGCGTCCAGATCATCGAAGTGTGCCTGGCCCTGAGACACCGCAATGGGG GCCTGATCACCCTGGAGGAGTTGCAGCAGCAGGTGCTGAAGGGGCGGGGCAAACTGGCCCAGGACGTCAGCCA GGACGACCTGATCCGGGCCATCAAGAAGCTGAAGGCCCTCGGCACCGGGTTCAGCATCATCCCGGTCGGGGGCACCTACCTGGTCCAGTCGGTCCCGGCCGAGCTGAGCATGGATCACACGGTGGTGCTGCAGCTGGCCGAG aaACGCGGCTGCGTGACGGTCGGCGAGATCAGGACCTGCCTCAAGTGGGAGACGCAGCGGGCGCAGCAGGTGCTG accgggagccccgtgtgggacggggactgtatccggcctgattaa
- the SNF8 gene encoding vacuolar-sorting protein SNF8 isoform X2, which translates to MHRRGVGAGAIAKKKLAEAKYKERGTVLAEDQLAQPGLRGGAMKATGMPHAPCVPAEAFPFPRITARPPVPPSRRGTPPTPRPAPERAEDVEAAGHVQDQPGRVCQQAQAGDPEEPPVPGAVPRYVRHHWGGSLSLRERLLVRDAGRGRLLLRTRRPDHRSVPGPETPQWGPDHPGGVAAAGAEGAGQTGPGRQPGRPDPGHQEAEGPRHRVQHHPGRGHLPGPVGPGRAEHGSHGGAAAGRETRLRDGRRDQDLPQVGDAAGAAGADREPRVGRGLYPA; encoded by the exons ATGCACCGCCGCGGGGTGGGCGCCGGCGCCATCGCCAAGAAGAAGCTGGCCGAG GCCAAGTATAAAGAGCGGGGCACCGTCCTGGCAGAGGACCAGCTGGCCCAG CCGGGGTTGCGTGGCGGTGCGATGAAGGCCACTGGAATGCCACACGCGCCGTGTGTTCCAGCTGAAGCCTTCCCGTTCCCCCGGATCACAGCCCGTCCTCCTGTCCCCCCCAGCCGGCGGGGGACCCCACCgacgccccgcccggcccccgagcGGGCGGAAG ATGTCGAAGCAGCTGGACACGTTCAAGACCAACCTGGAAGAGTTTGCCAGCAAGCACAAGCAGGAGATCCGGAAGAACCCCCGGTTCCGGGTGCAGTTCCAAGATATGTGCGCCACCATTGGGGTGGATCCCTTAGCCT CCGGGAAAGGCTTCTGGTCAGAGATGCTGGGCGTGGGCGACTTCTATTACGAACTCGGCGTCCAGATCATCGAAGTGTGCCTGGCCCTGAGACACCGCAATGGGG GCCTGATCACCCTGGAGGAGTTGCAGCAGCAGGTGCTGAAGGGGCGGGGCAAACTGGCCCAGGACGTCAGCCA GGACGACCTGATCCGGGCCATCAAGAAGCTGAAGGCCCTCGGCACCGGGTTCAGCATCATCCCGGTCGGGGGCACCTACCTGGTCCAGTCGGTCCCGGCCGAGCTGAGCATGGATCACACGGTGGTGCTGCAGCTGGCCGAG aaACGCGGCTGCGTGACGGTCGGCGAGATCAGGACCTGCCTCAAGTGGGAGACGCAGCGGGCGCAGCAGGTGCTG accgggagccccgtgtgggacggggactgtatccggcctga